The proteins below come from a single uncultured Carboxylicivirga sp. genomic window:
- a CDS encoding tetratricopeptide repeat protein, protein MRYLATLSFLMLMFVGAMAQDKSAAELKNEGNDALKAKDYKTALSSYEQAIASWGDEEMDAAMVYNTATCARKIKDYEKTIKYLNQCIDLDYKADISTYYIATSYDKLEQEDKMVEVLTGGIEKYSTSKYVGHMKKMLATYYVKQSNALYSEGQTILNTRTADNNDQWDAIKEKAKVVFDKAADFANKALEVQPTNANAKTILAGIETMLAS, encoded by the coding sequence ATGAGGTATTTAGCAACTTTATCCTTTTTGATGTTGATGTTTGTTGGAGCTATGGCTCAGGACAAAAGTGCTGCAGAGCTGAAAAATGAAGGAAATGATGCTCTTAAAGCAAAAGATTATAAAACAGCATTAAGCTCCTACGAACAAGCTATCGCATCATGGGGAGATGAAGAAATGGACGCTGCCATGGTATATAATACTGCTACATGTGCACGTAAAATTAAAGATTATGAGAAGACTATAAAGTATTTAAATCAATGTATTGACCTTGATTATAAAGCTGATATTTCTACCTATTATATTGCTACTTCTTACGATAAATTAGAACAAGAAGATAAAATGGTAGAGGTACTTACTGGAGGTATTGAAAAATACAGCACAAGTAAGTATGTCGGTCACATGAAAAAAATGTTGGCTACTTACTATGTAAAACAAAGTAATGCATTGTATTCTGAAGGTCAAACTATTTTGAATACCCGTACTGCTGATAATAACGATCAGTGGGATGCTATTAAAGAAAAAGCAAAAGTTGTATTTGACAAGGCCGCTGATTTTGCAAATAAAGCATTAGAAGTTCAACCTACAAATGCAAATGCTAAAACAATTCTTGCTGGTATTGAAACAATGTTGGCTAGCTAG
- the hrpB gene encoding ATP-dependent helicase HrpB, giving the protein MNFDTSHIDLPIVEVVPEIREQLVTDNRLIIHAPPGTGKSTIVPLALLNEPWLAQKKIIVLEPRRLAARSIASRMSDLVGEKVGKTVGYRIRFDNVISDSTRIEVVTEGILTRMLQSDNALEDVGLVIFDEFHERNLFGDLALALSLESQQVLRNDLRIIVMSATLDVTNLSQLLNSKVVQSDGRQFPVEIKYTGDSDMYMIPELTARIVSKVLNEEEGDILVFLPGEGEIRKCESLLNGKVGNTQIHPLYGQLNSSKQYAAIMPDKQGRRKIVLATSIAETSLTIEGVKVVVDSGFGRTMRFDSRSGLSRLETIEITKDSADQRAGRAGRLGAGVCYRMWTNASHHQKIEHQTPEIEDADLASLMLDIAKWGVNDIESLHWLTLPPKGHVRQAKNVLHQINALDNGNITEHGKQLSKIPCHPRIAHMLLKAEDEGLSSLAVDVAAVLEERDPLGKEAGIDINLRIEALRRYRSGNLKSNKLKRIEQISSQYRKMLNCEVDNSDFDPFETGLLLAFTYPERIAHCKPGNNAQFKLANGRIAAAGHQDDLAHEEWLAIANLNASDGVGRIFLASPLNPRDLISMVKNVDRVSWNTKEGGFKAVNELRIGNIVLQSKPLMDYDENSKIEAICNAIKKEGISLLDFNKEVVQWQNRVLSLRLWNRDQGWPDVSDNELIDTCEQWLAPYLNTVKRPEDLKKINLKDVLQHYLPYELQQQLDILAPERIEVPSGSKIKIQYSENGDKPVLPVRLQEVFGMLETPSINNGKNSMLMHLLSPGFKPVQITGDLKSFWNNAYFEVRKELRARYPKHEWPENPLEAKAIKGVKKKIQKH; this is encoded by the coding sequence TTGAATTTCGATACATCACATATAGATTTACCTATTGTAGAGGTTGTACCTGAAATAAGGGAACAATTAGTAACTGATAATCGGTTAATTATACATGCACCTCCGGGAACAGGAAAGAGTACGATAGTTCCTCTTGCTTTACTCAATGAACCATGGTTGGCTCAAAAGAAAATTATTGTATTGGAACCAAGGAGGTTGGCTGCTCGAAGTATTGCATCTCGAATGTCAGATTTAGTAGGTGAAAAGGTAGGAAAGACTGTAGGATATCGTATTCGTTTTGATAATGTAATTAGTGATAGTACGCGAATAGAAGTTGTTACAGAAGGAATTCTTACTCGTATGCTTCAAAGCGATAATGCTCTCGAAGATGTTGGATTGGTAATATTTGATGAGTTCCATGAACGTAATTTATTTGGCGACCTGGCATTGGCTCTTTCTTTGGAATCTCAGCAGGTACTAAGGAATGATTTACGCATTATTGTTATGTCGGCAACATTAGATGTGACTAATCTATCGCAGTTGTTGAATAGTAAGGTGGTTCAAAGTGATGGAAGGCAGTTTCCCGTAGAGATTAAGTATACCGGCGACTCTGATATGTATATGATTCCTGAGCTTACAGCAAGAATTGTATCGAAAGTATTGAATGAAGAGGAAGGTGATATTTTGGTGTTTCTTCCGGGTGAAGGTGAAATCAGAAAATGTGAATCTTTACTAAACGGAAAGGTTGGGAATACGCAGATTCATCCATTGTATGGGCAGTTGAATTCATCGAAACAATATGCTGCTATTATGCCGGATAAGCAAGGAAGGCGAAAAATAGTTTTAGCTACGTCAATAGCCGAAACCAGTTTAACCATTGAAGGTGTAAAGGTTGTTGTTGACTCTGGTTTCGGGCGCACTATGCGTTTCGATAGCCGATCTGGCTTATCTCGATTAGAAACGATTGAGATAACGAAAGATTCGGCAGATCAGCGGGCGGGACGTGCTGGTCGATTAGGGGCTGGTGTTTGTTATCGAATGTGGACTAATGCTAGTCATCATCAAAAGATAGAACATCAAACACCTGAAATTGAAGATGCAGATTTAGCATCGTTAATGCTCGATATTGCTAAATGGGGTGTTAATGACATAGAATCGCTGCATTGGTTAACCTTACCACCTAAAGGTCATGTGCGGCAAGCAAAAAATGTACTTCATCAGATAAATGCGTTAGATAATGGTAATATTACAGAGCATGGTAAGCAGTTAAGTAAAATTCCTTGTCATCCGCGAATAGCGCATATGTTATTGAAAGCCGAAGATGAAGGTTTAAGTTCTTTGGCTGTTGATGTAGCAGCTGTTCTGGAAGAACGTGATCCATTAGGCAAAGAAGCAGGAATAGATATTAATTTAAGAATTGAAGCTTTACGCAGGTATAGAAGTGGAAATCTTAAGAGCAATAAACTAAAGCGAATTGAGCAAATTTCATCTCAATACAGAAAAATGCTGAATTGTGAGGTGGATAATAGCGATTTTGATCCATTTGAGACAGGGTTGCTGTTAGCTTTTACCTATCCTGAGCGTATTGCTCATTGTAAACCAGGTAATAATGCCCAATTTAAATTAGCCAATGGTAGAATAGCAGCTGCAGGTCATCAGGACGATTTAGCCCACGAAGAATGGTTAGCTATAGCTAATTTAAATGCTTCGGATGGGGTTGGACGCATTTTTTTAGCGTCCCCGTTAAATCCACGTGATTTGATTTCGATGGTTAAAAATGTAGATCGGGTTAGCTGGAACACAAAAGAGGGCGGTTTTAAAGCCGTTAACGAATTACGTATTGGTAATATTGTACTTCAGAGTAAGCCATTAATGGATTATGATGAAAATTCGAAGATTGAAGCTATCTGTAATGCAATCAAAAAGGAAGGGATAAGTTTACTTGATTTTAATAAAGAGGTGGTTCAATGGCAAAATAGGGTATTAAGTCTTCGTTTATGGAATCGAGATCAAGGCTGGCCAGATGTTTCGGATAATGAGTTAATCGATACTTGTGAACAGTGGTTAGCTCCATATTTGAATACGGTTAAAAGGCCGGAAGACCTCAAAAAGATTAATCTAAAAGACGTACTTCAGCATTATTTGCCGTATGAGCTTCAGCAACAGTTAGATATTTTGGCACCAGAACGTATAGAGGTACCAAGTGGATCTAAAATTAAGATACAATATTCAGAGAATGGGGATAAGCCTGTTTTACCAGTTCGATTGCAGGAAGTGTTTGGGATGTTAGAAACTCCATCGATCAATAATGGAAAAAATAGTATGTTGATGCATCTTTTGTCGCCTGGTTTTAAACCTGTACAAATAACAGGTGATTTAAAGAGTTTTTGGAACAATGCTTACTTCGAGGTAAGAAAAGAACTTAGGGCACGTTATCCAAAACACGAATGGCCTGAAAATCCATTGGAAGCAAAGGCTATTAAAGGAGTTAAGAAAAAGATACAGAAACACTAA
- a CDS encoding radical SAM protein → MMEISEKINVEIHTVKESSYLEGNVKYKVNDLSNIDTITLALYDAIFETINKSNLKISFIRHFVPAINTILPSGEPVYEKFNKGRFLAYQKHFGNHTNQWHIPAASAIGSSDNCIEISFKASNHILKVIENKCQIPAHQYSEKYGKYPPVFSRACIIEENNQIKLFASGTASIKGEDSQFTNDIYDQVYNTIENLRILGSQFNLKQYGIEYGFAVEDIQHIIVYYRNTSDLDLLQKLIPKFLSAQCTINYQQRNICRKELLVELEPVFIKKGDVSATEKKYKIEQNRIQTESFEFHLSEHCNLKCVECCNISPFNQPKFMSLDEIELICIFLKNHINPEVIKLSGGEPLLHPDIDLIVKKVKSYFPKTLLRITSNGLLAKKLNEDIFQHIDQIWISNYRSAPVSKNNIEHIKQLAKKHGVIYNIKSVDQFNTIFAKETLTDKEEIQQIYNDCWMRHRCLMVRNNRFFKCTRAAYIDDYLHTDKNGMEKLSEQDSIAINDSDFKTKALNFLNSSEVLNSCTYCLGVSGELIENQQMKKIP, encoded by the coding sequence ATGATGGAAATTTCAGAAAAAATAAACGTTGAAATACATACCGTAAAAGAAAGCTCCTATTTGGAAGGAAATGTAAAATATAAGGTAAACGACTTAAGTAATATTGATACAATTACACTTGCCCTTTATGATGCTATTTTTGAAACCATTAATAAATCAAATTTAAAAATTAGCTTTATCCGTCACTTTGTGCCGGCAATTAATACTATTTTACCAAGTGGTGAACCCGTTTACGAAAAATTTAACAAAGGGCGTTTTCTTGCCTATCAAAAACATTTTGGAAACCACACAAACCAGTGGCATATTCCTGCAGCTTCGGCTATTGGTAGCAGCGATAATTGTATCGAAATATCATTTAAGGCCTCCAATCACATTCTGAAAGTCATCGAAAATAAATGTCAGATTCCAGCGCATCAATACTCCGAAAAGTATGGAAAATACCCTCCTGTATTTAGCCGGGCTTGCATCATAGAAGAAAACAATCAGATTAAACTATTTGCTTCAGGTACAGCCAGTATTAAGGGTGAAGATTCGCAATTTACAAACGACATATACGATCAGGTATATAACACCATTGAAAACCTGAGAATTTTAGGTAGTCAGTTTAACTTAAAGCAATATGGTATTGAATACGGTTTTGCAGTCGAAGATATTCAACACATCATTGTATATTACCGGAATACAAGCGATTTAGATTTATTACAAAAGCTTATTCCCAAGTTTCTTTCGGCTCAATGCACAATCAACTACCAACAGCGCAATATTTGCCGAAAAGAGCTATTGGTAGAACTGGAACCTGTTTTTATAAAAAAAGGTGATGTTTCTGCAACTGAAAAGAAGTATAAAATCGAACAAAATAGAATACAGACAGAATCATTCGAATTTCATTTAAGTGAACATTGCAATTTAAAATGTGTGGAATGCTGTAACATATCTCCATTTAACCAGCCAAAATTTATGAGCCTTGATGAAATAGAGCTGATTTGCATTTTTCTTAAAAATCATATTAATCCGGAGGTAATTAAACTCTCAGGAGGCGAACCCCTACTTCATCCAGACATTGATTTGATTGTTAAAAAGGTAAAGTCTTATTTCCCAAAAACCTTATTGCGCATTACAAGTAATGGTTTACTGGCGAAAAAGCTAAATGAGGATATTTTTCAACACATCGATCAAATCTGGATTTCGAACTACAGAAGTGCACCGGTTAGTAAAAATAACATTGAACACATTAAGCAACTTGCAAAAAAACATGGTGTTATTTACAATATAAAATCAGTGGATCAGTTTAACACTATTTTTGCCAAAGAAACACTAACTGACAAAGAAGAAATTCAGCAAATTTACAACGATTGTTGGATGCGACACCGTTGTTTAATGGTTCGGAACAATCGCTTTTTCAAATGTACGCGTGCTGCATATATTGACGATTATTTGCATACAGACAAAAATGGAATGGAAAAACTTTCAGAACAGGACAGCATAGCCATAAATGACAGCGACTTTAAAACAAAAGCACTGAACTTTTTAAATTCATCAGAGGTATTGAATTCGTGCACTTATTGTCTAGGTGTATCAGGTGAACTAATTGAAAACCAGCAGATGAAAAAAATCCCTTAA
- a CDS encoding PIG-L family deacetylase, whose amino-acid sequence MHKILYISPHLDDVILSCGATIAQQISNGNQVTIATIFSAGDEKSNHLIRKNDDAKAVKQLGASYLHFDFVDAPFRSQKYYSFASLLYHHTPPTDHVLLQDITKKIAALIKPKGFNQCYFPLGIGGHIDHNLAFYAGKNILKNQVCECYFYEDAPYNQVQNWSNIRKQQCNIEHEYSNSPFTRLKEQHLAFVSNYFINDMDELESESNYKREFEKLHQPGPNPSFKAIKYFNEYDCESKLNALRCYQTEFDILIDEQNIRQLKFEVNYKLIPN is encoded by the coding sequence ATGCATAAAATTTTGTATATATCACCCCATCTTGACGATGTCATATTGAGCTGCGGCGCCACAATAGCACAACAAATTAGTAATGGCAACCAGGTTACTATTGCTACAATATTTAGTGCCGGTGATGAAAAAAGTAACCATCTGATAAGAAAAAACGATGATGCAAAGGCTGTGAAACAACTTGGAGCTTCTTACCTTCATTTTGATTTTGTAGATGCTCCATTTCGCTCGCAGAAATATTATTCATTTGCTAGCTTATTGTATCATCATACACCGCCAACAGATCATGTCCTTTTGCAGGATATTACAAAAAAAATCGCAGCATTGATTAAACCCAAAGGCTTTAATCAATGCTATTTTCCTTTAGGTATTGGCGGACACATTGACCATAACCTTGCTTTTTATGCAGGTAAAAACATACTGAAAAATCAGGTGTGTGAGTGTTATTTTTATGAGGATGCTCCCTATAATCAGGTACAAAACTGGAGTAACATTCGAAAACAACAATGTAATATTGAGCATGAATACTCGAATAGTCCCTTTACCCGTTTAAAAGAACAACATTTGGCTTTTGTAAGCAACTACTTTATAAATGACATGGACGAACTTGAGAGTGAAAGTAACTACAAACGAGAATTCGAAAAGCTTCATCAACCAGGCCCTAACCCCTCCTTTAAAGCAATCAAGTATTTCAACGAATATGATTGTGAAAGCAAATTAAATGCCCTGCGTTGTTATCAAACTGAGTTTGATATCCTTATTGACGAACAGAACATACGTCAGTTAAAATTTGAAGTCAACTATAAACTAATACCCAATTAA
- a CDS encoding glycosyltransferase: protein MENKRILFITIPEKGHLNPLIGIAQHIQQLGIEIAFFAQADVSAQLKNAQIDCTCFTPTDKANIPSDFITKGAEFAKKIQDKTWLEKWVKTLLIDVVPQHIEGIANAVASFNPSIIVTDPMVYAAAIVAEKEQIPWVGVSNSLNPITPAEWSCDLVETLNKYHSQRLKLFADTKPDIQFSVSDAISPWLNIVFSTEEYIPRELSENNFSFYVGTPFPANNNRGDETLFPFDKLDKSKTKVYMSLGSQVYYYPELFKTVAKALENENVQLILSVSELYNEGFANEFPKDAIILPYVPQLQVLDHIDIMISHGGANSVLECMSKGIPIALLPLCNDQFIQAKFIQRAKTGIVLDAFLPDVNTYRTEIRKLIETNNPYQKNVKRVKQSFDRYGGAKQAAELIQKVLFNHQPIMPSLYYA, encoded by the coding sequence GTGGAAAATAAAAGAATATTATTCATTACCATTCCTGAGAAAGGACATCTTAATCCACTCATTGGAATTGCCCAGCATATACAACAACTCGGAATTGAAATTGCTTTTTTTGCACAGGCGGATGTATCGGCTCAACTTAAAAATGCTCAAATTGATTGCACGTGCTTTACGCCAACAGATAAAGCCAATATACCTTCTGATTTTATTACCAAAGGAGCAGAATTTGCAAAAAAAATACAAGACAAAACATGGCTCGAAAAATGGGTTAAAACGTTACTCATTGACGTAGTACCACAACATATTGAAGGTATAGCTAATGCGGTTGCCTCATTTAATCCTTCGATTATTGTAACAGACCCAATGGTTTATGCTGCAGCTATTGTAGCCGAGAAAGAACAAATCCCTTGGGTTGGAGTATCTAATTCTTTGAACCCGATAACCCCAGCAGAATGGAGTTGTGATTTGGTTGAAACCTTAAACAAATATCACTCACAAAGACTTAAATTATTTGCTGACACAAAACCCGACATTCAATTTTCAGTGAGTGATGCAATTTCGCCATGGCTGAATATTGTGTTTTCTACCGAAGAATATATTCCCCGGGAGTTAAGCGAAAATAATTTTTCGTTTTACGTAGGCACTCCATTTCCGGCAAACAATAATCGGGGTGACGAAACCCTATTTCCTTTCGACAAACTCGATAAATCAAAAACAAAAGTATATATGTCGTTGGGAAGTCAGGTCTATTACTACCCCGAATTATTTAAAACCGTTGCAAAAGCATTGGAAAATGAGAATGTACAATTGATTTTATCAGTAAGTGAATTATACAACGAAGGATTTGCCAATGAATTTCCTAAAGATGCCATTATACTCCCCTATGTCCCTCAACTACAAGTTTTAGATCATATTGATATCATGATTAGTCATGGAGGTGCAAATTCAGTACTCGAATGCATGTCAAAAGGTATTCCGATTGCACTACTGCCATTGTGTAACGATCAATTTATACAAGCAAAATTTATTCAACGGGCTAAAACAGGAATAGTTCTGGATGCTTTTCTTCCGGATGTAAATACTTACAGAACAGAAATAAGAAAGCTAATTGAAACCAACAACCCATATCAGAAAAATGTAAAACGAGTAAAACAATCTTTTGACCGATATGGAGGAGCTAAACAAGCTGCAGAACTCATTCAAAAAGTACTATTCAATCATCAACCCATTATGCCTTCGCTATACTATGCATAA
- the asnB gene encoding asparagine synthase (glutamine-hydrolyzing) yields MCGIGGVLFSNKSQKHIRQILLNMEQLQLHRGPDEQNIWTGENHGLCHQRLSIIDIKNGQQPFKSNNGRYILTYNGELYNHQQLKDELHTSYSFKTNSDTEIVLAAYINWGTQCVHRFIGMFSFLIWDTETQTAFAARDLLGVKPFVYSYINGEFTFASEVKTLASVLSNSLDINPYSLAETIISPSLSGVTDSLFNQIAILQAGTYLQVNQDGIVETNYALTHINPALGDEKHIITTFRNEFERSISYSLHSDVEIGCFLSGGLDSSYIAAQAQRQNSTLKTYGIVFDNHDKIEFSPDTIVCSNDKPFTDLMIKKYRLNHKEVNISQDMILNEIEQIVTNNDRISVWEQEISQHFLAQKASKDVKAVMVGDAADEMNYGYFFLLNKQYNTSPLAISNLFGGNERLNILNPAFVKQTGIKDYLYHKYENIAQTAGYHFDKGKEERILATTTLITKLWLGRLLHNGDIHTMNSSLEGRVPFANQNLYQISKTIHPSLGFKNNIEKYVVREAAKGTLIDEIRLRKKSALPRDPRLARAYQQILVNLLQEKNPFCEQYFNTQYLNKLAHDKHMTEQKRMMIFSCIAAIYWGKKYHLN; encoded by the coding sequence ATGTGCGGAATTGGAGGAGTATTATTTTCGAATAAATCTCAAAAACATATTCGTCAGATCCTTTTGAATATGGAACAACTACAGCTCCATAGAGGACCCGACGAACAAAATATATGGACGGGAGAAAATCATGGATTGTGTCATCAACGACTTTCGATTATTGATATAAAAAATGGACAGCAACCATTCAAAAGTAATAACGGAAGGTATATTCTCACTTACAACGGAGAATTGTATAACCATCAGCAACTTAAAGATGAACTACATACAAGTTATTCATTTAAGACAAATAGCGATACAGAAATTGTTTTAGCTGCTTATATTAATTGGGGAACACAATGCGTACATCGCTTTATTGGCATGTTTTCCTTTTTAATATGGGATACAGAAACTCAAACAGCATTTGCAGCCAGAGATTTACTAGGTGTAAAACCATTTGTATACAGTTATATTAATGGCGAATTCACCTTTGCATCTGAAGTAAAAACACTGGCGTCTGTACTTTCAAACAGTTTAGATATAAATCCGTATTCCTTGGCCGAAACCATTATTTCGCCATCTTTAAGCGGAGTTACGGATAGTCTCTTTAATCAAATAGCCATACTACAGGCTGGTACTTATCTGCAAGTCAATCAGGATGGAATTGTGGAAACAAATTATGCATTAACGCATATAAACCCTGCTCTTGGGGATGAAAAACACATCATCACCACTTTTAGAAATGAATTTGAAAGAAGTATATCGTATTCATTGCATTCAGATGTTGAAATAGGTTGTTTTTTAAGCGGTGGCTTAGATTCTTCGTATATCGCAGCTCAGGCACAAAGACAAAACAGTACCTTAAAAACCTATGGAATTGTATTTGACAATCATGATAAAATAGAATTCTCTCCCGACACGATTGTTTGCTCAAATGACAAACCATTTACAGATTTGATGATTAAAAAATATCGACTCAATCACAAGGAGGTAAATATTTCGCAAGACATGATTCTAAATGAAATAGAACAAATTGTTACAAATAACGATCGCATAAGTGTATGGGAACAAGAAATATCACAACATTTTTTGGCGCAGAAGGCTTCCAAAGATGTAAAAGCGGTAATGGTTGGCGACGCTGCAGATGAAATGAATTACGGTTATTTTTTCTTGTTAAATAAGCAATACAACACCTCGCCTTTAGCCATTAGTAACCTGTTTGGTGGAAATGAGCGACTGAATATTTTAAATCCAGCATTTGTAAAACAAACAGGTATTAAAGATTATTTGTATCACAAATATGAAAATATTGCACAAACTGCAGGTTACCATTTTGACAAAGGAAAAGAGGAAAGAATTTTGGCAACCACCACATTAATAACAAAACTTTGGCTCGGAAGACTTTTACATAACGGCGATATCCATACCATGAATAGTAGTTTGGAGGGCAGAGTTCCCTTTGCAAACCAAAACTTATATCAGATTAGTAAAACAATTCACCCTTCGCTTGGATTTAAAAATAACATTGAAAAATACGTCGTAAGGGAAGCTGCTAAAGGAACACTCATTGATGAGATACGTTTGCGAAAAAAATCGGCATTACCACGCGATCCACGATTAGCAAGGGCCTATCAGCAAATATTAGTTAACCTTTTGCAAGAAAAAAATCCTTTTTGCGAACAATACTTCAACACCCAATACCTGAATAAACTAGCTCACGACAAACATATGACTGAGCAGAAACGCATGATGATTTTTAGTTGCATAGCAGCCATTTATTGGGGTAAAAAATACCATCTAAACTAA
- a CDS encoding aminoglycoside phosphotransferase family protein, translating to MTWQIQLSIPFEKKIIHILQLEYGVTCLTYERIESGFSNLLYQIKTTTGKFILRVSHFSKTSSAIRQEEIVLEKLDSLQNTTNTPQIIRTISNTMHCQIHIDKTYAIHLFHYIEGATKYQWHDIPNVDDLKRIVLKYKDLNCKLQTISASSITNCYLNNYTEILNQANETNWDCLKGIQQLNQADIQSFSTNAFRILTDLKSIIPKLKMQYIHEDFQLENILFKDNNICGIIDFEHTQYGYEEIDAILSAFRICKKGKSDSLLDIDKPAFDAFVNLYFGSSKWYTLEKEIAYEQWLCFFALQQSLLYIKNAINGIWKLAEGIGFLSCFNTVNIYNVKECQL from the coding sequence ATGACTTGGCAAATACAGTTATCAATTCCTTTTGAGAAGAAAATAATCCATATACTACAATTAGAATATGGCGTTACGTGTTTAACTTATGAAAGAATAGAAAGCGGTTTTTCCAATTTACTTTATCAGATTAAAACTACAACAGGAAAATTCATTCTTCGGGTTTCACATTTCTCAAAAACATCCTCTGCTATCAGGCAAGAAGAAATTGTGTTAGAGAAACTTGATTCATTGCAAAACACAACGAACACACCACAAATTATACGCACTATAAGCAACACAATGCATTGCCAAATACATATTGATAAAACCTATGCAATACACTTGTTTCATTACATTGAGGGAGCTACAAAATATCAATGGCACGACATTCCCAATGTTGACGATTTAAAGCGTATCGTTTTAAAGTACAAGGACCTTAATTGCAAATTACAAACTATATCTGCATCAAGTATTACCAATTGTTACCTGAATAACTATACCGAAATACTTAACCAAGCAAATGAAACAAACTGGGATTGTTTAAAAGGAATACAACAGTTAAACCAAGCTGACATACAATCTTTTTCCACGAATGCATTTCGGATACTTACAGATCTAAAGTCAATCATTCCTAAGTTAAAAATGCAATATATACATGAGGATTTTCAATTGGAAAACATTCTTTTTAAAGACAATAATATCTGTGGTATTATAGACTTTGAGCATACCCAATATGGATACGAAGAAATAGATGCCATCCTATCAGCATTCAGAATATGTAAAAAGGGAAAATCGGATTCCTTGCTTGATATTGATAAACCAGCATTTGATGCATTTGTGAATCTTTACTTTGGTTCTAGCAAATGGTATACACTTGAAAAAGAAATAGCTTATGAGCAGTGGTTGTGTTTTTTTGCACTACAACAGTCCCTGCTCTACATTAAAAATGCAATAAACGGCATCTGGAAACTAGCCGAAGGAATAGGATTTTTATCCTGTTTTAACACTGTAAATATCTACAATGTAAAAGAATGTCAGCTATGA